Below is a genomic region from Argonema galeatum A003/A1.
TTTGCCGCACAGAGGGCGCGTTGAAGACACTATCGCTGCTTACGGCGGACGGAAGGTGGAAACTATAGGCGATGCTTTTTTTCTCGTCTTCGGTAGCCCCGTCCAAGCTCTACAGTGGGCGATCGCTATTCAATTGAGCCACATTAACGATCCGATTCCTACCCCATTAGGGCCGCTGCAAGTCACAATTGGAATGCACACCGGCAATCCGCTTCCCGATGGGGATAAATTCATCGGTCACGAAGTGGACTATACCGCCCGTGTCGCCACACTTGCCAGCGCTGGGCAAATCCTGCTCTCGGAGGTGACGGAAGTGTTGGTGCGCCTCTCCCACAGCGGTGGTTTTGGGATACATCGGCATAGCGATCGTAATTTGAAAGGCATTGGCTCTGTACCCATCTTTGAAGTTCTTTACAATAACAAACAGCCCCAGCCCCTCAAGGACAATTTAAAATCACAGGAACTGAAAAATATTCAGGAAACTGTCTCTGTCGTTCAAACTGCTTTAGCAACTAAGATGCAAACAGTAAACCCGATCTCCTCTATATCTCCTGAGATCCGAAAAAAGTTAGAAACTTCGCTAGCGGTTATTATTGGCCCGATCGCTAAAATCCTTGTCGAACAAATTTTAGAACAAGCATCCACTCCTGAAGATTTAGTACAACGATTGCTTGTTCACGTCCCAGAATCGTCTCGCAATCACTTTAAAGAGCAGA
It encodes:
- a CDS encoding adenylate/guanylate cyclase domain-containing protein, with amino-acid sequence MSESLVTMVFTDLVSSTAIKLKLPGSDITESNRIYRDTILLPHRGRVEDTIAAYGGRKVETIGDAFFLVFGSPVQALQWAIAIQLSHINDPIPTPLGPLQVTIGMHTGNPLPDGDKFIGHEVDYTARVATLASAGQILLSEVTEVLVRLSHSGGFGIHRHSDRNLKGIGSVPIFEVLYNNKQPQPLKDNLKSQELKNIQETVSVVQTALATKMQTVNPISSISPEIRKKLETSLAVIIGPIAKILVEQILEQASTPEDLVQRLLVHVPESSRNHFKEQTKIIFKK